One genomic region from Sulfuriflexus mobilis encodes:
- a CDS encoding tetratricopeptide repeat protein: MQNKYKIGLLTTALNSSLLVSLPTQVFAAEILPPVCTKQHFDPWACYWLEGKITEGMCGEALRPDIPRIQAAAEQGKHAAAYRLGQLYSSATWGVKRDYRQAHYWFERGAIGGNRDAQVELARQYEFGRGVKRDLQQALHWYEQAVSQGPYKGLDKKINYLLQKTQIDE; the protein is encoded by the coding sequence ATGCAGAATAAATACAAAATCGGCCTTCTCACCACCGCACTCAACAGCAGCCTGCTTGTCTCCTTGCCCACACAGGTATTCGCCGCTGAAATCCTGCCACCAGTTTGCACAAAACAGCACTTCGACCCCTGGGCCTGTTACTGGCTGGAGGGCAAGATCACCGAGGGCATGTGTGGTGAAGCACTAAGGCCGGACATTCCCCGCATCCAGGCGGCCGCTGAACAGGGTAAACATGCCGCGGCCTATCGCCTCGGCCAGTTGTATTCCAGTGCTACCTGGGGGGTAAAACGCGACTACCGGCAGGCCCACTACTGGTTCGAACGCGGTGCCATCGGTGGTAATCGTGATGCACAGGTCGAACTGGCCCGACAGTACGAATTCGGTCGCGGCGTGAAACGTGATCTGCAACAGGCCCTGCACTGGTACGAACAGGCCGTCAGCCAGGGGCCTTACAAGGGTCTCGATAAAAAGATTAACTACTTGCTACAAAAAACTCAGATTGATGAATGA
- a CDS encoding PP2C family protein-serine/threonine phosphatase, giving the protein MRDSLKILVVDDLPANRLLVSKYLQKQGYQVLEACDGQEAVGLYESEQPDMILLDVMMPGMNGYEAAQQIKARANGRWTPIIFLSALAKGEEQVKGLIAGGDDYLTKPVNLDVLDAKIMSMQRIVEMQQQLAQTTAELQLYHKQAEAEQETAYALMERMINQERLNDEMLQHWVFPASRFSGDIVAASRSSDGRLYVLQADSTGHGLTAALPLMPLSQIFYAMVAKGLPLSELVMEMNRRLKELMPVERFVAAALVVIDPLKKIMQVWNGGCPDMLLLDEQNRVSQRFTSRHVALGITDYNELFVETVVYKDCGKEQLVLYSDGLIEAKNSEGENFGEERVVVALEGASDEGSLIALINAMSLHLGESMAHDDISIVILRCQD; this is encoded by the coding sequence ATGCGTGATAGTTTGAAAATTCTGGTCGTCGACGACCTACCCGCCAACCGACTGTTAGTGAGTAAATATCTGCAAAAGCAGGGCTATCAGGTGCTGGAGGCCTGTGACGGACAGGAGGCGGTGGGCCTGTACGAGAGTGAGCAACCGGATATGATTTTGCTTGATGTCATGATGCCGGGCATGAACGGTTACGAGGCCGCACAGCAGATCAAGGCCCGTGCCAATGGCCGCTGGACACCGATTATCTTTCTTAGCGCCCTGGCCAAGGGTGAGGAACAGGTTAAGGGTCTGATAGCCGGTGGCGATGATTACCTGACCAAGCCAGTGAACCTCGATGTGCTGGATGCCAAGATCATGTCGATGCAGCGCATTGTCGAGATGCAACAACAACTCGCACAGACCACAGCAGAATTGCAGCTTTATCACAAGCAGGCGGAGGCCGAGCAGGAAACTGCGTATGCCCTGATGGAGCGCATGATCAATCAGGAGCGACTCAATGATGAAATGCTCCAGCACTGGGTTTTCCCAGCAAGCCGTTTTAGTGGCGATATTGTTGCCGCATCACGTTCCAGTGACGGTCGTTTGTACGTGTTACAGGCCGATTCCACCGGCCATGGCCTGACTGCGGCACTGCCGCTCATGCCCTTGTCGCAGATATTTTATGCGATGGTTGCCAAGGGGCTGCCCCTCTCAGAACTCGTCATGGAAATGAATCGGCGTCTCAAGGAACTCATGCCGGTGGAACGTTTTGTGGCGGCGGCATTGGTCGTGATTGACCCGTTAAAAAAGATCATGCAGGTCTGGAACGGTGGTTGCCCCGATATGTTATTACTCGATGAACAAAACCGTGTTAGCCAGCGTTTCACCTCTCGGCATGTGGCCCTGGGCATAACGGATTACAATGAGTTATTTGTCGAAACCGTTGTTTATAAAGATTGTGGCAAGGAACAGTTGGTGCTCTATTCGGATGGTCTGATAGAGGCCAAAAACAGCGAGGGTGAAAATTTTGGTGAGGAACGGGTGGTGGTGGCCCTGGAGGGCGCGAGTGATGAGGGCAGCCTGATAGCCCTGATCAATGCCATGAGTCTGCACCTCGGGGAAAGTATGGCACACGATGATATCTCCATCGTGATCCTGCGTTGCCAGGACTGA
- a CDS encoding DNA polymerase Y family protein produces MPTQCPVIWPRAIVHIDMNAFFASIEQRDFPTLRGLPVAVTNGERGSCIITCSYEARAYGIHTGMRLPEAKKLCPKLIQRPARPRAYIKVSTAIMQVLQDISPDIEVFSVDEAFLDVSHCQRLHGSPVRMARMAKQRVLEVSGITCSVGVAGDKTTAKFAAKLQKPDGLTVIPPWEARERLRHEPATALCGIAEGIGSFLAEHGACTCGEVGQLPISVLARRFGNLGRRIWLMCQGEDPDRVTTDIPAPKSMGHGKVVPPNTRDPEVLLTYLRHMSEKLAARLRRHAMQAQHYGIGLRTREGYLGLKLKLASPDNDAEAIFRLCRFVLAHRWHGEGVFQVQVNALDPQPADQQLQLFSAADVTHGEVNKVMDQINQRYGEFVLAPARLLHRSDMPNVIAPAWKPEGHRQTIDDALNHRDDD; encoded by the coding sequence ATGCCAACACAATGTCCTGTTATCTGGCCACGGGCGATTGTCCACATCGACATGAACGCCTTTTTCGCCTCCATTGAGCAGCGCGACTTCCCGACGCTGCGTGGCCTGCCGGTAGCGGTGACCAATGGCGAACGCGGCAGTTGCATCATCACCTGTTCTTACGAGGCCCGTGCCTATGGCATCCATACCGGCATGCGCCTGCCCGAGGCAAAAAAACTCTGCCCAAAACTCATTCAGCGCCCGGCACGACCACGTGCCTACATTAAGGTCTCCACGGCGATCATGCAGGTCCTGCAGGATATCAGCCCGGACATTGAGGTCTTTTCTGTCGATGAGGCCTTCCTCGATGTCAGCCACTGCCAACGTCTGCACGGCAGCCCGGTACGTATGGCCCGCATGGCCAAACAGCGGGTACTCGAGGTCTCGGGGATCACCTGCTCGGTGGGTGTGGCCGGCGACAAGACCACGGCCAAGTTCGCCGCCAAACTACAAAAACCGGATGGACTGACCGTGATCCCGCCATGGGAGGCGCGCGAACGCCTGCGACACGAGCCCGCCACCGCACTGTGTGGCATTGCCGAGGGCATCGGCAGTTTTCTCGCCGAACACGGTGCCTGCACCTGTGGCGAGGTCGGCCAACTGCCCATCAGTGTGCTGGCACGACGCTTTGGTAATCTCGGTCGACGCATCTGGCTCATGTGCCAGGGCGAGGACCCGGACAGAGTGACGACCGATATCCCCGCGCCCAAATCGATGGGCCACGGTAAGGTCGTGCCGCCAAACACTCGTGACCCCGAGGTGCTGCTCACCTACCTGCGCCACATGAGTGAAAAACTCGCCGCCCGCCTGCGCCGCCATGCCATGCAGGCCCAGCACTATGGCATTGGCCTGCGCACCCGCGAAGGCTACCTCGGCCTGAAACTAAAACTGGCCAGCCCGGATAATGATGCCGAGGCCATTTTCAGACTCTGCCGTTTTGTCCTCGCCCATCGCTGGCATGGCGAGGGCGTGTTTCAGGTCCAGGTCAATGCCCTCGACCCGCAACCCGCCGATCAGCAACTGCAATTGTTTTCTGCTGCGGACGTCACACACGGCGAGGTCAACAAGGTCATGGATCAGATCAATCAGCGCTACGGCGAGTTCGTCCTGGCCCCGGCACGTTTACTTCACCGCTCCGATATGCCTAACGTGATTGCACCGGCATGGAAGCCGGAAGGACATAGGCAAACGATTGATGATGCCCTGAACCATCGGGACGATGATTAG
- the rnd gene encoding ribonuclease D: MHSAQLNRLPRSRPLCTGDAWHARPLAAMLRDMNDALYIDHDADLQHFCTQLAGSQWLSLDTEFVREKTYYPKLCLIQISNGEHLACIDPLAINDLAPLFDLLYDPAITKVWHACSQDMEIFAHLRGDIPAPLFDTQLAASLLGHGNQISYAALVKELCDIELDKSHSRTDWSRRPLSAEQLTYAADDVRYLCTLYETLRDELAASGRGAWLDEDFHAMTDSRRYLVDASTIWQQVKGLEVLYDVQLAVLQALAEWREKRAQKSDKPRRWILNDELLIALAQNSPQDAAGLSEAGLSDKARDRFGSELLVLIRQALATPKEQWPVIIRRERPTAEEKKLGNDLMKVVKRVAQEHAIDPALLATRKTLNALMTGQRELPVLQGWRKKIVGDKLLELLE, translated from the coding sequence ATGCATAGCGCGCAGCTTAACCGCTTGCCACGCTCAAGGCCACTCTGTACAGGCGATGCATGGCATGCACGTCCCCTGGCTGCTATGCTGCGCGACATGAATGACGCCTTATATATAGACCATGACGCAGATCTACAGCACTTTTGCACACAACTGGCCGGTAGTCAGTGGCTAAGCCTGGATACCGAATTCGTCCGCGAAAAAACCTATTACCCGAAGCTCTGCCTGATCCAGATCAGCAATGGCGAACACCTCGCCTGTATCGACCCCCTGGCCATCAATGACCTTGCGCCACTGTTTGACCTGCTCTATGACCCGGCCATTACCAAGGTCTGGCATGCCTGTTCCCAGGATATGGAAATCTTCGCCCATCTGCGAGGCGATATCCCGGCACCGTTGTTTGATACACAATTAGCCGCCTCCCTGCTCGGTCATGGCAACCAAATCAGTTACGCCGCACTGGTTAAAGAACTTTGTGATATAGAACTGGACAAGTCACACAGCCGCACCGACTGGTCACGCCGGCCCCTCAGTGCTGAACAACTCACCTATGCCGCTGATGACGTGCGCTATTTATGTACGCTGTATGAAACCTTGCGCGATGAACTGGCCGCCAGTGGTCGCGGCGCCTGGCTGGATGAAGATTTTCATGCCATGACCGACAGCCGTCGTTACCTGGTTGATGCCAGCACCATCTGGCAACAGGTCAAGGGACTGGAGGTACTGTACGACGTACAACTGGCCGTGCTGCAGGCCCTTGCCGAGTGGAGGGAAAAACGCGCACAAAAATCTGACAAACCAAGGCGCTGGATACTCAATGATGAACTGCTTATCGCCCTGGCGCAAAACAGCCCGCAGGATGCCGCGGGCCTGAGTGAGGCCGGTCTGTCTGACAAGGCCCGGGATCGGTTCGGCAGCGAGTTACTCGTTTTGATTCGCCAGGCACTGGCAACACCGAAGGAACAATGGCCCGTCATTATTCGCCGCGAGCGCCCCACCGCCGAGGAAAAAAAACTCGGCAACGACCTGATGAAGGTAGTGAAAAGGGTCGCACAGGAACACGCTATCGACCCGGCATTACTGGCCACGCGCAAGACCCTTAACGCACTGATGACAGGACAACGTGAACTGCCTGTGTTACAAGGCTGGCGGAAAAAAATCGTCGGCGATAAGTTGCTCGAGCTACTGGAATAA
- the lexA gene encoding transcriptional repressor LexA, translating to MLTPRLQDTLDFIRGYLAQHGYAPLLSEIALGIGIHSKGVVHRYLQDLRRVGYIEILAGKHRGIRLIESESSHSLPLLGRIAAGQPIEAIPDHDRIDLAAFFIGENRFVLKVQGESMVEAGILDGDMVIVEQCDRASDGDIVVALIDREEATLKTLRHHGDGAVMLIPANEQMTPMIYPAERITIQGIVVGQLRSYK from the coding sequence ATGCTCACACCCCGCCTGCAAGACACCCTCGACTTTATCCGCGGCTACCTCGCGCAGCATGGCTATGCCCCGCTATTGAGTGAAATCGCCCTCGGTATCGGCATCCACTCCAAGGGCGTGGTGCACCGCTACCTGCAGGACCTGCGCCGTGTGGGTTATATCGAGATCCTTGCCGGCAAGCACCGTGGCATACGCCTTATCGAGAGTGAGTCCTCACACTCCCTGCCGTTGCTCGGCCGTATCGCCGCCGGGCAGCCCATCGAGGCCATCCCCGACCATGACCGGATCGACCTGGCCGCATTTTTCATCGGCGAGAACCGTTTTGTCCTCAAGGTGCAGGGCGAGTCCATGGTCGAGGCCGGGATCCTCGATGGCGACATGGTCATCGTCGAGCAATGTGATCGCGCCAGCGATGGCGATATCGTCGTTGCCCTCATCGACCGGGAAGAGGCCACCCTCAAGACCCTGCGCCACCACGGCGATGGCGCGGTCATGCTCATCCCGGCCAATGAGCAGATGACACCCATGATCTACCCCGCCGAACGCATCACCATCCAGGGTATCGTGGTTGGCCAACTCCGCAGTTATAAATAG
- the mpl gene encoding UDP-N-acetylmuramate:L-alanyl-gamma-D-glutamyl-meso-diaminopimelate ligase, with translation MHIHILGICGTFMGGLALLARAMGYEVTGSDAGVYPPMSTQLEAAGIVLHEGYDPAPLDPAPDWVVVGNAMSRGNPAVEYMLDRGLAYTSGPQFLAEHVLPNRWVLAVAGTHGKTTTASMLAHILDDCGLSPGFLIGGVAQGFGISARLGKAPFFVVEADEYDTAFFDKRSKFVHYRPRTVILNNLEFDHADIFDDLAAIQRQFHHLVRTVPGNGLIITPTDDSAIDEVLAMGCWTPVERIGEGGCWQATDRVADGHAFNVICEGRHVARLDWTQTGEHNVSNALAALAAARHAGVPVAEGIAALGRFQGVKRRMELRGEVAGVKVYDDFAHHPTAIASTLQGARAAMNGAGRLLAVLEPRSNSMRMGVHRDSLAASLQVADKVFLYTPADLAWSPAVVIDALPGKAAHRQDIEQTVAAVVAEARPGDVILVMSNGGFGGIHEKLLAALNKV, from the coding sequence ATGCATATTCATATTCTCGGTATCTGTGGCACCTTCATGGGCGGCTTAGCCCTGCTCGCCAGGGCGATGGGCTACGAGGTCACTGGTTCAGATGCCGGCGTGTATCCGCCCATGAGCACCCAGCTTGAGGCGGCCGGCATTGTTCTGCACGAAGGTTATGACCCGGCACCCCTGGATCCCGCACCCGATTGGGTTGTGGTCGGTAACGCCATGTCGCGTGGCAACCCTGCCGTGGAATACATGCTCGACCGTGGTCTGGCCTATACCTCGGGGCCGCAGTTTCTCGCCGAGCACGTGCTGCCGAATCGCTGGGTACTGGCTGTGGCCGGTACGCATGGCAAGACCACCACGGCGAGTATGCTCGCGCATATTCTCGATGACTGTGGTCTCAGCCCGGGTTTTCTCATTGGTGGCGTGGCGCAGGGCTTCGGCATTTCGGCGCGCCTCGGTAAGGCGCCGTTTTTTGTTGTCGAGGCGGATGAATACGACACGGCCTTTTTCGATAAGCGCTCCAAGTTTGTGCATTATCGACCACGTACCGTGATCCTCAACAATCTCGAATTTGACCATGCCGACATCTTCGATGACCTGGCGGCGATCCAGCGGCAGTTTCATCACCTCGTACGCACCGTGCCGGGTAATGGCCTGATTATTACGCCGACAGATGACTCCGCCATTGACGAGGTGTTGGCGATGGGTTGCTGGACACCCGTTGAACGCATCGGCGAGGGCGGGTGCTGGCAGGCTACTGATAGGGTCGCTGACGGGCATGCCTTTAATGTGATTTGTGAAGGCCGTCACGTCGCTCGCCTCGACTGGACGCAGACTGGCGAGCACAATGTCAGTAATGCACTGGCCGCACTCGCGGCGGCCCGGCACGCCGGTGTCCCCGTGGCCGAAGGCATTGCTGCGCTCGGGCGCTTTCAGGGTGTGAAGCGACGCATGGAATTACGAGGTGAAGTCGCCGGTGTGAAGGTCTATGATGATTTTGCCCACCACCCAACGGCGATCGCCAGCACCCTGCAAGGTGCGCGTGCGGCAATGAACGGGGCGGGACGTCTGCTGGCCGTGCTCGAACCCCGTTCCAATAGCATGCGTATGGGGGTGCACCGTGACAGTCTGGCCGCTTCGTTGCAGGTGGCCGACAAGGTTTTTCTCTATACCCCGGCTGACCTGGCGTGGTCACCCGCGGTGGTGATCGATGCCCTGCCTGGCAAGGCCGCGCATCGGCAGGACATCGAGCAAACGGTAGCGGCCGTGGTCGCTGAGGCCCGGCCCGGTGATGTTATCCTGGTAATGAGCAATGGTGGTTTTGGCGGCATCCACGAAAAACTGCTCGCCGCATTGAATAAGGTTTAG
- a CDS encoding PAS domain-containing protein yields MNKDNNVLFGIAVIGLLLTLLFFITEFQHSGREAARDYVNGLFAYSERLEHDVAAAEHLLKDLQTRFDSSRDAPSEPAFHRYTDEHLPHHYGLSSVTFLRRVNAGRRADYERLMQANGKQDYRIHPVDEEFYQDSPAAMHLAVHYSNGLETVALQQPGRDWLTHVGLQEKLLAAGDSNETVSIIHNDNLYLLQAIYAKDIINETLHSREKVLHGVLALQYDLRLLLREMEWQPGLRLELVESNTLWEMPGRESLLPIATALHPLRLGNQDYRLQMRYPIQFSDIDTMHITLVLVAGVLLTLSIMVLYQAYAQRLAALRVSAEMGLKVISKQADTLERQGIELAQQQQVLDAHSIVSVADVDGYITYVNDRFCEVSGYRREELLGQNHRIVRSGEHSDEFYAQLWATISAGKAWHGIVCNQRKDGSLYWVDSTIQPFLDAKGRPEHYISVRTDITPLMQTRDALVKSEQSLLQTQAFANIGSWDWNIQTGQMQWSEQVTQMLGRDNRSYSPSYENYLLAIPPMDREGVITAIEACNHEGRELSITHRIFWPDRSIHWLQLKGNVTRAEDGTPLHLLCIVQDITQRSQMELMLDKQKRLLDMLRQAILHYVQTPSLQEVAKDLLAGLLQVTDCSLGFLGEVNTDEDTPYITMHAVSNIAWDEDSRERYTEGQLMSRDKHSLLTYVLNSGLPLISNNATIDPRGGGVPIGHTRIENFLGVPVYYGEEMVGIFALANREDGFDHSLMDFLQPLQATYGILIHAMRSAKHEEQTKQDLLNAKLDAEHASRAKSEFLSNMSHELRTPLNAIMGFSQLLAEDSTTPLTEEQKESTNEIYQAGQHLLELVNEILDLARIESGRMEVRCEQVAMHDVFEQCISLTQPLAEMYDIQFTADMDGLEGIWVEADHVRLKQAIINLLSNAIKYNRQQGKVRLVCEVMESDWLRISITDTGQGISRQDQEKIFIPFERLGAEQTTIEGSGIGLTITQRMVELMGGRMGVDSVLEQGSCFWIELRRCVAVEAIEMPGLGMSATAAATEKEAADDIADASNTYKILYVEDNPANVRLMRLLMRQRSDYTLLVAENGEEGVRMAQSTHPDIVLMDINLPGINGIEVADILRGDWLTKDVPLVAISANVMPGDIEKAAAAGFEAYLTKPLDARKLFQVLDEYLPDKGSSEYIDMQ; encoded by the coding sequence GTGAATAAAGATAATAACGTGTTATTCGGCATTGCCGTGATTGGCCTGCTGCTAACCCTGCTGTTCTTTATCACCGAGTTTCAACACTCCGGACGTGAGGCGGCCAGGGATTATGTCAACGGCCTGTTTGCCTATAGTGAGCGCCTCGAACACGATGTCGCCGCCGCCGAGCATCTCCTGAAGGACTTGCAGACACGGTTTGATTCCAGTCGTGATGCGCCCAGTGAACCGGCCTTTCACCGTTATACCGACGAGCATTTGCCCCACCACTACGGCCTGAGCAGTGTCACCTTCCTGCGTCGGGTCAACGCCGGCCGGCGAGCTGACTACGAGCGCCTGATGCAGGCGAATGGCAAGCAGGACTACCGGATTCACCCCGTCGACGAGGAGTTTTATCAGGACAGCCCGGCGGCTATGCACCTGGCCGTCCATTACAGTAACGGCCTTGAGACAGTGGCCCTGCAGCAACCCGGGCGTGACTGGTTGACCCATGTTGGCCTGCAGGAAAAATTGCTGGCGGCCGGTGATAGCAACGAGACAGTGTCTATCATACATAACGACAACCTGTATTTGTTGCAGGCCATTTACGCCAAAGACATTATCAATGAAACGCTACATAGCCGTGAGAAGGTCCTGCACGGCGTACTGGCCCTGCAATATGACCTGCGCCTGTTGTTGCGCGAGATGGAATGGCAACCGGGTCTGCGGCTTGAACTGGTGGAGAGTAATACGCTATGGGAAATGCCGGGTAGGGAGAGCCTGTTACCAATAGCCACGGCGCTGCACCCGCTGAGGCTCGGTAATCAGGATTACCGCCTGCAAATGCGCTACCCGATACAGTTCTCAGATATCGATACCATGCATATTACGCTGGTCCTGGTGGCCGGCGTCCTGCTGACCCTGTCAATTATGGTGTTGTACCAGGCCTATGCGCAGCGGCTGGCGGCGTTGCGTGTCAGCGCAGAGATGGGACTGAAGGTGATTAGCAAGCAGGCGGATACGCTGGAGCGTCAGGGTATCGAACTGGCGCAACAACAACAGGTGCTGGATGCGCACTCGATCGTCAGCGTGGCAGATGTGGATGGGTACATTACCTATGTGAATGACAGGTTCTGCGAGGTCAGTGGTTACAGGCGTGAAGAATTACTTGGCCAGAATCATCGTATCGTGCGCTCAGGTGAACACAGCGATGAGTTTTACGCACAGCTATGGGCCACCATCAGTGCCGGTAAGGCATGGCACGGTATTGTCTGTAACCAGCGCAAGGACGGCAGTCTGTACTGGGTAGACTCAACGATCCAGCCCTTTCTCGATGCAAAAGGCAGACCGGAGCACTATATTTCCGTGCGTACGGATATTACGCCACTCATGCAGACACGGGACGCCCTGGTCAAGAGTGAACAGAGTCTGCTGCAGACGCAGGCCTTCGCCAACATTGGTAGCTGGGACTGGAATATCCAGACTGGCCAGATGCAATGGTCGGAACAGGTCACGCAGATGCTCGGGCGCGATAACCGCAGTTATAGCCCCAGTTATGAAAATTACCTGTTGGCCATTCCGCCGATGGACAGGGAGGGGGTGATTACTGCGATCGAAGCATGCAATCACGAGGGGCGCGAACTCTCGATCACGCACCGCATATTCTGGCCAGACAGGAGCATACATTGGTTACAGCTAAAGGGTAATGTCACCCGTGCTGAAGATGGCACTCCGTTACACTTGCTGTGTATCGTGCAGGACATTACTCAGCGTAGCCAGATGGAATTGATGCTGGACAAGCAGAAACGTCTGCTCGATATGTTGCGACAGGCCATACTGCATTATGTACAAACACCTTCCCTGCAGGAGGTTGCAAAAGATCTGCTGGCGGGCCTGTTACAAGTCACGGATTGTAGCCTGGGCTTTCTTGGTGAGGTGAATACGGATGAAGACACGCCGTATATCACCATGCATGCCGTGAGTAATATCGCCTGGGATGAAGACTCGCGAGAACGCTATACCGAGGGACAACTCATGTCGCGGGATAAGCATAGTCTTCTGACGTATGTACTGAATAGCGGCCTGCCATTGATTAGTAATAACGCGACGATTGACCCGCGCGGTGGTGGGGTGCCGATTGGACACACCCGGATCGAAAATTTTCTCGGCGTGCCGGTATATTACGGCGAGGAGATGGTCGGGATATTTGCCCTGGCCAACCGCGAGGACGGTTTTGATCATTCATTGATGGATTTCCTGCAACCCCTGCAGGCAACTTACGGCATTCTCATTCATGCCATGCGCAGTGCCAAGCATGAAGAGCAGACCAAACAGGACCTGTTGAATGCCAAACTGGATGCCGAGCACGCCAGTCGTGCGAAGTCCGAATTTCTGTCAAATATGAGCCATGAATTGCGTACCCCCCTGAATGCCATCATGGGTTTTTCGCAATTGCTTGCCGAGGATAGCACCACGCCGCTCACTGAAGAGCAGAAAGAGAGTACCAACGAAATCTACCAGGCCGGGCAACACCTGCTGGAACTGGTCAACGAGATACTGGACCTGGCAAGGATTGAATCCGGGCGTATGGAAGTGCGTTGTGAACAGGTGGCCATGCATGATGTGTTTGAACAATGTATCAGCCTGACCCAGCCCCTGGCAGAAATGTACGATATTCAGTTTACGGCCGACATGGATGGCCTGGAGGGAATATGGGTCGAGGCCGATCATGTGCGCCTGAAGCAGGCGATTATTAACCTGTTGTCCAATGCGATTAAATACAATCGCCAGCAGGGTAAAGTCAGGCTGGTCTGTGAGGTGATGGAGAGTGATTGGTTACGCATCAGTATCACCGACACCGGTCAGGGGATATCCCGGCAGGACCAGGAAAAAATCTTTATCCCCTTTGAACGTCTGGGCGCGGAACAAACCACTATTGAGGGTTCGGGTATCGGCCTGACGATCACGCAACGCATGGTGGAGTTGATGGGGGGCCGCATGGGTGTGGACAGTGTACTGGAACAAGGCTCCTGCTTCTGGATTGAGTTAAGGCGTTGTGTCGCCGTGGAGGCCATTGAAATGCCAGGGCTGGGCATGTCTGCAACAGCCGCGGCCACCGAGAAAGAAGCCGCAGACGATATCGCCGATGCCAGTAATACCTATAAGATCCTTTATGTTGAGGACAATCCGGCGAATGTGCGACTGATGAGATTATTGATGCGACAACGCTCTGATTATACATTGCTGGTTGCCGAAAACGGCGAGGAGGGTGTGCGGATGGCGCAGAGCACACACCCGGATATTGTCTTGATGGATATCAATCTGCCTGGTATCAATGGCATCGAGGTGGCGGACATCCTGCGCGGGGACTGGCTCACCAAGGATGTACCCCTCGTTGCAATAAGTGCCAATGTCATGCCCGGTGATATAGAAAAGGCCGCCGCGGCCGGCTTTGAGGCGTACCTGACAAAGCCACTTGATGCGCGTAAGCTATTTCAGGTACTTGATGAATATCTGCCAGATAAAGGCAGTTCAGAATATATCGATATGCAGTAA
- a CDS encoding tetratricopeptide repeat protein: MKNPYNIGTLTAVLGASLLSPVPGLKAEGKDALPGISSESKASRCYWLEAKLTDEGLCGDKLRPNVPLMIKEATQGNTFAAFRLGQLYAAGSWGTSRDIKASLKWFRVAAQGGHWPSQVKLGLMYQLGRDAKRDLKQALYWYKQAAEQGLYPDLEDKILQLQEQLSANQ; encoded by the coding sequence ATGAAAAACCCCTACAATATCGGCACCCTCACCGCCGTGCTGGGTGCCAGCCTGCTAAGCCCCGTTCCGGGGCTTAAGGCCGAGGGTAAAGACGCCCTCCCCGGCATATCAAGTGAGAGTAAGGCCTCTCGCTGTTACTGGCTCGAAGCCAAACTCACCGACGAGGGTTTGTGTGGTGATAAGTTGCGCCCGAATGTGCCGCTGATGATTAAAGAGGCAACACAGGGGAACACGTTTGCCGCCTTTCGCCTGGGACAACTCTACGCGGCGGGCTCCTGGGGTACCTCACGCGATATAAAGGCATCGCTTAAGTGGTTCCGTGTCGCAGCCCAAGGGGGCCACTGGCCCTCACAGGTAAAGCTGGGCCTTATGTATCAACTTGGCCGCGATGCCAAACGCGATCTGAAACAGGCCCTTTACTGGTATAAACAAGCGGCTGAACAGGGACTTTATCCGGATCTCGAAGACAAGATCCTGCAACTACAAGAACAATTATCTGCAAACCAGTAA